Proteins encoded together in one Mycobacterium noviomagense window:
- a CDS encoding FadD7 family fatty acid--CoA ligase translates to MTSTAETPRIIDLLQAAASRHPQARALVVTAERIPITYRELLGLVDDAAGQLAGGGLRPGDRVTLRAQSSAEFVVGLLGASRAGLVAVPLDPALPVEDQRARITAAGARVALVEAGDTGGSPFPCWPISVSDTGVRLDSTAAASADAASPEGLRPDDAMIMFTGGTTGLPKMVPWTHDNIASSVRGVVGTYGLGPQDATVAVMPLFHGHGLIAALLSTLASGGTVLIPAAGRFSAHTFWDDVHAAGATWFTAVPTIHQILLERTGTDSPRDGVHLRFVRSCSAALSAEIAQALRTEFAAPVFSAYGMTEATHQVSSTREDQPVTTGLVGQSSGAEIRIVGDDGRTCPPEGVGEVWLRGPTVVRGYLANPEATAATFTDGWLHTGDLGSLSEAGELTLRGRIKELINRAGEKISPERVEAVLSSHPDVVESAVFGVADPLYGETVAAVVVPRSSSSVNVEELTESCRERLAPFEIPARFHVAEELPHTAKGSVDRRAVAERFGQ, encoded by the coding sequence ATGACTTCCACCGCCGAAACACCCCGCATCATTGATCTGCTGCAGGCGGCGGCAAGTCGCCACCCGCAGGCGCGCGCGCTCGTCGTCACCGCCGAGCGCATCCCGATCACCTATCGCGAGCTGCTGGGGCTGGTCGACGACGCGGCCGGACAGCTGGCAGGCGGTGGATTGCGGCCGGGCGATCGGGTGACGCTGCGCGCGCAAAGCAGCGCCGAATTCGTCGTCGGGCTACTGGGGGCTTCCCGTGCTGGGCTGGTGGCGGTGCCGCTGGACCCGGCGCTTCCTGTCGAAGATCAGCGCGCCAGGATCACGGCGGCGGGAGCGCGGGTTGCGCTGGTCGAAGCCGGTGACACCGGGGGCTCGCCGTTCCCGTGTTGGCCCATCTCCGTGAGCGATACCGGGGTGCGCCTCGACAGCACCGCAGCGGCTTCCGCGGACGCCGCCTCGCCGGAGGGATTGCGGCCCGATGACGCCATGATCATGTTCACCGGCGGCACCACCGGTTTGCCGAAGATGGTCCCCTGGACGCACGACAACATCGCCAGCTCGGTGCGCGGCGTGGTCGGCACGTACGGGCTCGGGCCGCAGGATGCGACGGTCGCGGTGATGCCGCTGTTTCACGGACACGGGCTGATTGCCGCGCTGCTCTCGACTTTGGCGTCTGGTGGCACGGTGCTGATTCCCGCTGCCGGGCGGTTTTCCGCGCACACCTTCTGGGACGACGTCCACGCTGCTGGAGCCACCTGGTTCACCGCGGTGCCGACCATTCACCAAATCTTGTTGGAGCGCACTGGGACTGACAGTCCGCGTGACGGTGTGCACCTGCGGTTTGTGCGCAGCTGCAGTGCAGCGCTCAGCGCCGAGATCGCACAGGCGTTGCGCACGGAGTTCGCCGCACCGGTGTTCAGTGCCTACGGCATGACCGAGGCCACACACCAGGTGTCGAGCACCCGCGAAGATCAGCCTGTGACGACGGGCCTGGTCGGCCAGTCCAGCGGCGCGGAGATCCGCATCGTCGGCGACGACGGCCGGACCTGCCCGCCCGAGGGCGTCGGGGAGGTCTGGCTGCGCGGCCCCACCGTGGTGCGCGGCTACCTCGCCAATCCCGAAGCAACTGCCGCGACCTTCACCGACGGCTGGCTGCACACCGGCGACCTGGGATCGCTATCGGAGGCGGGAGAGCTGACGCTTCGCGGCCGGATCAAGGAGCTGATCAACCGGGCCGGCGAGAAGATCTCGCCCGAACGTGTGGAGGCGGTGCTGTCCAGTCACCCGGATGTTGTCGAGTCGGCGGTGTTCGGCGTCGCCGATCCGCTCTACGGGGAGACGGTCGCCGCGGTGGTGGTGCCGCGTTCCTCGAGCTCCGTGAACGTCGAAGAACTTACCGAATCCTGCCGGGAGCGGCTGGCTCCCTTCGAAATCCCCGCGCGCTTTCACGTTGCGGAGGAGCTGCCGCACACGGCGAAAGGCTCTGTGGACCGTCGCGCAGTGGCCGAACGGTTCGGGCAGTGA
- the ggt gene encoding gamma-glutamyltransferase, translating to MTAPFAWEFPYGWPRKPVLAGNVVCTSQPLAAQAGLRMLAEGGSAVDAAVTAAITLTVVEPVSNGIGSDAFAIVWDGHRLHGLNASGRSPSEWTPEYFGDKGVPPFGWNSVTVPGAVSGWVELHSKFGRLPFARLFEPAITYARNGFQASPTVAAQWADQVPLFKDQPGFADAFMPGGRAPRAGELVVLPDHAATLEKIAATNGAAFYRGELAAQMEAHAAANGAVMRASDLAAHRADWVDTISSVYRGYTIHEIPPNGQGIVALIALGILEYFEVDSAPADSADSVHLQIEALKLAFADAHAYIADIDHMPLPAEQLLDKEYLKQRAALIDPKQAKPASAGSPHGGTVYLAAADASGMMVSMIQSNYMGFGSGVVVPGTGIALQNRGANFVATPGHPNRVGPNKRPYHTIIPAFVTKEGAPVMSFGVMGGPMQPQGHVQVVVRIVDHGQNPQAACDAPRFRWVQGMQVCCEHGFSESTLDELRRRGHELVTVDDYNQFGSCQAIWRLDDGYLAVSDPRRDGQAAGF from the coding sequence GTGACTGCACCGTTTGCGTGGGAGTTTCCGTACGGTTGGCCGCGGAAGCCGGTGCTGGCCGGCAATGTGGTGTGCACGTCGCAACCGCTTGCCGCTCAAGCGGGGCTGCGGATGCTGGCTGAGGGTGGCAGCGCGGTCGATGCGGCGGTCACCGCCGCGATCACCCTCACGGTGGTGGAACCGGTGTCCAACGGCATCGGCTCGGACGCCTTTGCCATCGTCTGGGATGGCCACCGCCTGCATGGGCTCAACGCGTCGGGCCGGTCCCCTTCGGAGTGGACGCCGGAGTACTTCGGCGACAAGGGTGTTCCGCCCTTTGGCTGGAACTCGGTCACCGTTCCGGGCGCCGTGTCGGGTTGGGTGGAACTGCACTCCAAGTTCGGTCGGCTACCGTTTGCGCGGCTTTTTGAGCCTGCAATAACCTACGCCCGCAATGGTTTTCAGGCTTCGCCGACGGTCGCGGCACAGTGGGCAGATCAGGTGCCGCTGTTCAAGGACCAACCCGGGTTTGCCGATGCGTTCATGCCCGGCGGTCGGGCGCCGAGAGCCGGCGAACTCGTCGTTCTTCCCGACCACGCGGCCACGCTCGAGAAGATCGCTGCCACCAACGGGGCCGCGTTTTATCGCGGAGAACTGGCGGCGCAAATGGAGGCGCATGCGGCGGCCAATGGCGCTGTCATGCGGGCCAGCGACCTCGCCGCTCATCGCGCCGACTGGGTCGACACAATCAGCAGTGTCTACCGCGGCTACACCATCCACGAGATCCCGCCCAACGGCCAGGGAATCGTCGCGCTGATCGCGCTGGGCATCCTCGAGTACTTCGAGGTCGATTCTGCGCCTGCGGATTCCGCCGACAGTGTGCATCTGCAGATTGAGGCGCTGAAGCTGGCTTTCGCCGACGCGCACGCCTACATCGCCGACATCGACCACATGCCACTGCCTGCGGAGCAGCTGCTGGACAAGGAATACCTGAAGCAGCGGGCGGCGCTTATCGATCCCAAACAGGCCAAGCCGGCATCGGCCGGGAGTCCGCATGGCGGCACCGTATATCTCGCTGCGGCCGACGCGTCCGGCATGATGGTGTCGATGATTCAGTCGAACTACATGGGTTTCGGCTCGGGTGTCGTGGTGCCGGGCACCGGAATCGCGTTGCAAAATCGCGGCGCGAATTTCGTTGCGACACCCGGCCATCCGAATCGAGTGGGACCGAACAAGCGGCCGTATCACACGATCATCCCGGCTTTTGTCACCAAGGAGGGCGCGCCGGTGATGAGCTTCGGCGTGATGGGTGGCCCGATGCAGCCGCAGGGCCATGTGCAGGTGGTAGTCCGCATCGTCGACCACGGCCAGAATCCGCAGGCGGCTTGTGACGCACCGCGATTCCGCTGGGTGCAGGGCATGCAGGTCTGCTGCGAGCATGGTTTTTCGGAGTCAACGCTCGACGAGCTGCGCCGCCGCGGCCATGAGCTCGTCACGGTGGACGACTACAACCAGTTCGGCAGCTGCCAGGCCATCTGGCGGCTAGATGACGGCTACCTCGCGGTGAGCGACCCACGCCGCGACGGCCAAGCCGCGGGTTTCTGA
- the purD gene encoding phosphoribosylamine--glycine ligase encodes MRVLVIGSGAREHALLLALQKDPQVEALAIAPGNAGTALIADQHQVDITSGDDVADLARRVRADLVVIGPEIPLVLGVADAVREAGIACFGPSKEAAQIEGSKAFAKEVMAAAGVRTAASEIVDNPARLDAALGRFGVAAGDPAWVVKDDRLAAGKGVVVTPDRDVARAHAAGLLEAGHPVLLESYLDGPEVSLFSVVDGPTVVPMMAAQDFKRVGDGDTGPNTGGMGAYAPLPWLPPDVFREMVSKIVEPVAAELVRRGSPFSGLLYTGLAITAKGPAVVEFNCRFGDPETQSVLALLETPLGQLLYAAATGKLAGVGDLRWRDGAAVTVVLAAENYPGRPRLGDVVVGADADGVLHAGTARRDDGAIVSSGGRVLSVVGTGPDLSAAREAAYHTLESIKLPGGHFRRDIALAAAEGKIHV; translated from the coding sequence GTGCGCGTCCTGGTGATCGGTTCCGGTGCCCGTGAACATGCCCTGCTGCTGGCCCTGCAAAAAGATCCGCAGGTCGAGGCGCTCGCCATTGCTCCCGGCAACGCCGGCACCGCATTGATCGCCGACCAGCACCAGGTCGACATCACCTCCGGCGACGACGTCGCCGACCTGGCGCGGCGGGTGCGGGCCGATCTGGTGGTCATCGGCCCGGAGATTCCGCTGGTGCTCGGCGTGGCCGACGCGGTGCGCGAGGCCGGCATCGCGTGCTTCGGGCCCTCCAAAGAAGCCGCCCAGATCGAAGGCTCGAAGGCATTCGCCAAGGAGGTGATGGCCGCGGCCGGGGTGCGTACCGCTGCCAGCGAGATCGTCGACAACCCGGCACGCTTGGATGCGGCCCTGGGCCGCTTCGGAGTGGCCGCAGGCGATCCGGCCTGGGTGGTGAAAGACGACCGGCTGGCGGCGGGCAAGGGCGTGGTCGTGACACCCGACCGCGATGTCGCGCGCGCCCATGCGGCTGGACTGCTGGAGGCCGGTCACCCCGTGCTGTTGGAGTCCTACCTCGATGGCCCCGAGGTTTCTTTGTTCAGCGTGGTCGACGGCCCCACCGTGGTTCCCATGATGGCCGCGCAGGACTTCAAGCGGGTGGGCGACGGCGACACCGGACCCAACACCGGTGGCATGGGCGCCTACGCGCCACTGCCCTGGTTGCCCCCCGACGTTTTCCGCGAGATGGTCAGCAAGATCGTCGAACCGGTTGCCGCCGAACTGGTCCGACGCGGCAGCCCGTTTAGCGGACTGCTCTACACCGGCCTGGCGATCACCGCCAAAGGACCGGCGGTGGTCGAATTCAACTGCCGCTTCGGTGATCCCGAAACCCAGTCGGTGCTGGCGCTGCTGGAAACGCCGCTGGGACAACTCCTTTACGCGGCGGCCACTGGCAAGCTGGCCGGCGTCGGCGATCTGCGGTGGCGCGACGGTGCGGCGGTGACGGTGGTGCTGGCAGCGGAAAACTACCCGGGCCGGCCACGGCTTGGCGACGTGGTCGTCGGGGCGGACGCCGACGGGGTGTTACACGCTGGCACGGCCCGCCGCGACGACGGTGCGATCGTGTCATCGGGCGGCCGGGTGCTCTCCGTGGTGGGCACCGGGCCTGACCTGTCAGCCGCTCGCGAGGCGGCCTATCACACACTCGAGTCAATCAAGTTGCCGGGCGGACACTTCCGCCGCGACATCGCCTTGGCCGCCGCAGAGGGCAAGATTCACGTTTAG
- a CDS encoding cytochrome P450, with protein MVKARCDPRRPGRSVVTTASKVCPFGAGFDFTDPDLLKRGMPVAEFAQLRKTAPVWWNEQPPGATVFDDGGYWVITRHRDIKEISRDNELWSTNDKGVVMRFPEGMTAEQLELTKALLINHDPPEHTRLRKLVSRLFTPRSVAGLEEKLAHAAHEIVRAAAEKETGNFVDDIAMKLPLLAIADLIGVPEADREKLFHWTNSVMNTDDPDFDSDPTTANAELMGYAYTMAEERRRCPADDIVTRLVQADVDGESLGDTEFAFFVILLAVAGNETTRNAMTHGVNAFSDYPDQWELYKRERPDTAVDEIVRWATPVHCFQRTARKDVEVGDVTIRKGQRAGLFYSSANFDEEVFDRPFEFNVLRDPNPHLGFGGNGAHFCIGANLARMEIKLIFNEIADQLPNITKLAEPTRLRSGWINGIKDLQVAYHG; from the coding sequence ATGGTCAAGGCAAGGTGTGACCCACGTCGCCCTGGGAGGAGTGTCGTGACAACAGCAAGCAAGGTCTGTCCGTTCGGAGCCGGCTTCGACTTCACGGATCCCGACCTTCTGAAGCGCGGGATGCCCGTCGCCGAGTTCGCGCAGCTGCGCAAGACCGCGCCCGTGTGGTGGAACGAGCAGCCTCCCGGCGCAACCGTCTTCGACGACGGCGGCTACTGGGTGATCACCCGCCACCGCGACATCAAAGAGATCTCGCGCGACAACGAGCTGTGGTCAACCAACGACAAGGGCGTCGTCATGCGGTTCCCCGAGGGAATGACCGCTGAGCAACTCGAACTGACCAAGGCGTTGTTGATCAATCACGATCCACCCGAGCACACCCGGCTGCGCAAGCTGGTCTCCCGGCTCTTCACGCCGCGGTCAGTGGCCGGATTGGAGGAAAAGCTGGCCCACGCCGCCCATGAGATCGTGCGGGCCGCGGCCGAGAAGGAAACCGGCAATTTCGTTGACGACATCGCGATGAAGCTCCCGTTGCTGGCGATCGCCGACCTCATTGGGGTTCCCGAGGCCGACCGCGAAAAGCTGTTCCACTGGACCAATTCCGTGATGAACACCGACGACCCCGACTTCGACAGCGACCCTACGACTGCCAATGCCGAGCTGATGGGCTACGCATACACCATGGCCGAGGAGCGTCGCCGCTGTCCGGCTGACGACATCGTCACCAGGCTGGTGCAGGCCGACGTTGACGGTGAATCGCTGGGTGACACCGAGTTCGCGTTCTTCGTCATCTTGCTGGCCGTCGCCGGGAACGAGACCACTCGCAATGCCATGACGCACGGCGTCAACGCATTTTCCGACTACCCCGACCAGTGGGAGCTTTACAAGCGGGAACGACCCGACACTGCCGTCGACGAGATCGTGCGTTGGGCAACGCCGGTGCATTGTTTCCAACGCACCGCCCGCAAGGACGTCGAGGTCGGGGACGTCACGATCCGCAAGGGCCAGCGAGCCGGGTTGTTCTACAGCTCAGCCAACTTCGATGAAGAGGTTTTCGACCGCCCCTTCGAGTTCAACGTGCTGCGCGATCCCAACCCGCACTTGGGTTTCGGCGGAAACGGCGCCCACTTTTGCATCGGCGCCAACCTGGCGCGCATGGAGATCAAGCTGATCTTCAACGAGATCGCCGACCAGTTGCCGAACATCACCAAGCTTGCCGAGCCGACGCGGCTTCGGTCCGGGTGGATCAACGGCATCAAGGACCTGCAGGTCGCCTACCACGGGTAG
- a CDS encoding TetR/AcrR family transcriptional regulator, whose protein sequence is MRTHGWAGAAPATDDEAVSRILAAASNAIDSRGADFSIADVARALGVTRQTVYRYFPSTDALLQAAATHAATGFLDRLAAHLSGITDPVEAVTEAIATTLEWLPSDKHISLLLAPDRANAYTPDVTSDVALKFADSMLRRFDVDWAAAGLTDDDLADLAEHLLRIVQSFVIDPGRPPRRGKTLRNYLRRWVGAAVTP, encoded by the coding sequence GTGCGTACCCACGGGTGGGCCGGCGCAGCGCCGGCCACTGACGACGAGGCCGTTTCCCGGATCCTGGCCGCCGCCAGTAACGCGATCGACAGCCGCGGCGCCGACTTCAGCATCGCCGACGTGGCGCGTGCGCTAGGAGTCACCCGGCAGACGGTCTACCGGTACTTCCCCAGCACCGATGCCCTACTACAGGCGGCGGCAACCCATGCGGCGACGGGCTTTCTCGACCGGTTGGCTGCCCACTTGTCAGGCATCACCGATCCTGTGGAAGCGGTCACCGAAGCCATCGCCACCACCCTGGAGTGGTTGCCCTCCGACAAGCACATCAGCCTGCTGCTGGCGCCTGACCGCGCTAACGCATACACCCCGGACGTCACGTCTGACGTCGCCCTGAAATTCGCCGACTCGATGTTGCGCCGGTTCGACGTCGACTGGGCTGCAGCGGGTTTGACCGACGATGACCTGGCCGATCTGGCCGAGCACTTGCTGCGCATCGTCCAGTCGTTCGTGATCGATCCGGGCCGGCCGCCCCGCCGCGGAAAGACCCTGCGCAACTACCTGCGTCGTTGGGTCGGCGCAGCGGTGACCCCGTAG
- a CDS encoding carboxymuconolactone decarboxylase family protein: protein MDELRRKGLEKMNEVYGWEMRNVEGDAYFDLTVDHLFGTIWTRPGLSMRDKRIMTLTAVTALGNRDLAEIQINAALLNGELTETELKEMAVFITHYLGFPLGSMLNGAVDTVVAKRKKAAAKGSGEDKKANVDAALKMHKGKPAE, encoded by the coding sequence ATGGACGAACTGCGCCGCAAAGGCCTCGAGAAAATGAACGAGGTATACGGCTGGGAGATGCGCAACGTCGAGGGCGACGCGTACTTCGACCTGACCGTCGACCACCTGTTCGGCACCATCTGGACTCGACCGGGACTGTCGATGCGCGACAAGCGCATCATGACGCTGACGGCGGTGACTGCACTCGGGAACCGCGACCTGGCCGAGATCCAAATCAACGCCGCGCTGCTCAACGGCGAACTCACCGAGACCGAACTCAAAGAGATGGCCGTCTTCATCACCCACTATCTCGGCTTCCCGCTGGGCTCGATGCTCAACGGGGCGGTCGATACCGTCGTGGCTAAGCGTAAGAAGGCCGCGGCGAAGGGCAGCGGAGAGGACAAGAAAGCCAACGTGGATGCGGCGTTGAAGATGCACAAGGGTAAACCGGCGGAATAG
- a CDS encoding NAD(P)-dependent oxidoreductase, translated as MSHHPKLGYIGLGNMGAPMAKRLVDWPGGLTVFDVRTEAMTPLAEAGALLADSVADVAAADIISVTVLDDAQVRDVVAQLAANAKPGTVIAIHSTISDTTAVELADQLKPQGIHVVDAPVSGGGGAAEKGELATMVGAEREVYERIKPAFKQWASLVIHAGGPGAGTRMKLARNMLTFTSYAAACEAMKLAEAAGLDLQALGRVVRHTDALTGGPGAIMVRDDMKPLEPEHFLYQPFLHTRGLGEKDLSLALGLGEALSVELPLANVALQRLADGLGVPHTSD; from the coding sequence ATGAGCCACCATCCGAAGCTGGGCTACATCGGGCTGGGCAACATGGGTGCGCCGATGGCCAAGCGGCTGGTCGACTGGCCCGGCGGCCTGACGGTTTTCGACGTGCGCACCGAGGCTATGACGCCGCTGGCCGAAGCCGGCGCCCTGTTGGCCGACAGCGTCGCCGACGTAGCCGCCGCCGACATCATCAGCGTCACTGTGCTCGACGACGCCCAAGTGCGTGACGTGGTCGCCCAACTGGCCGCCAACGCAAAGCCGGGCACCGTGATCGCGATCCACTCCACGATCAGCGACACCACGGCAGTCGAACTGGCCGACCAGCTCAAACCGCAAGGCATCCACGTCGTCGACGCGCCGGTCAGTGGCGGAGGCGGTGCCGCCGAAAAGGGCGAATTGGCCACCATGGTGGGTGCCGAGCGGGAAGTCTATGAACGGATCAAGCCCGCGTTCAAACAGTGGGCATCGCTGGTCATCCACGCAGGCGGCCCCGGCGCCGGCACGCGGATGAAGTTGGCGCGCAACATGTTGACGTTCACCTCTTATGCCGCTGCGTGCGAAGCCATGAAACTGGCCGAGGCCGCCGGGCTGGACCTGCAAGCGCTTGGCCGGGTAGTGCGTCACACCGATGCTCTCACCGGCGGACCCGGGGCGATCATGGTGCGAGACGACATGAAACCCCTTGAGCCCGAACACTTCTTGTATCAACCATTCCTGCACACCCGCGGGCTGGGTGAGAAGGACCTGAGCCTGGCGCTGGGGCTGGGTGAGGCGCTGTCGGTGGAGCTACCACTGGCCAACGTGGCGTTGCAGCGGCTGGCGGACGGGCTTGGCGTACCGCATACGTCGGATTGA
- a CDS encoding SDR family oxidoreductase, producing MRFDNKVAIVTGAAQGIGQAYAQALAREGAAVVVADINADAAQAAAKQIVADGGKAIHVPVDVSDPDSAKAMADATVAEFGGIDYLVNNAAIYGGMKLDLLLTVPWDYYKKFMSVNLDGALVCTRAVYKKMAKRGGGAIVNQSSTAAWLYSNFYGLAKVGINGLTQQLSRELGGMNIRINAIAPGPIDTEATKTVTPGEIVKDMVKQIPLSRMGTPDDLVGMCLFLLSDQASWITGQIFNVDGGQIIRP from the coding sequence ATGCGATTCGACAACAAGGTGGCCATCGTCACCGGCGCCGCGCAGGGCATCGGCCAGGCATACGCCCAAGCGCTGGCCCGCGAAGGCGCCGCCGTGGTGGTCGCCGACATCAACGCCGACGCCGCCCAGGCGGCGGCCAAGCAGATCGTCGCCGACGGCGGCAAGGCGATCCATGTGCCGGTCGACGTCTCGGACCCGGATTCGGCCAAGGCCATGGCCGATGCCACGGTCGCGGAGTTCGGCGGCATCGATTATCTGGTCAACAACGCCGCCATCTACGGCGGCATGAAACTCGACCTGCTGCTGACCGTGCCGTGGGATTACTACAAGAAGTTCATGAGCGTCAACCTCGACGGCGCGCTGGTCTGCACCCGCGCGGTTTACAAGAAGATGGCCAAACGCGGCGGCGGTGCGATCGTCAACCAATCCTCGACGGCGGCATGGCTGTACTCGAATTTCTACGGCTTGGCCAAGGTCGGCATCAACGGGCTGACCCAGCAGTTGTCGCGCGAGCTCGGTGGTATGAACATCCGCATCAACGCGATCGCACCGGGGCCGATCGACACCGAGGCCACCAAGACCGTCACGCCCGGTGAGATTGTCAAGGATATGGTCAAGCAGATTCCGTTGTCGCGCATGGGAACACCGGACGATCTGGTGGGGATGTGTCTTTTCCTGCTGTCCGACCAGGCGTCCTGGATCACCGGCCAGATCTTCAATGTCGACGGCGGACAGATCATCCGGCCATGA
- a CDS encoding aldehyde dehydrogenase, whose protein sequence is MALLADGVSAVLIDGKLSAGSAGTFPTINPATEEVLGGAADASAEDMSRAIDAARRAFDETNWSRNTELRVRCVRQLRDALRSHVEELREITIAEVGAPRMLTASAQLEGPINDLAFSADTAEAYQWNQDLGEAAPLGIPTRRTIAREAVGVVGAITPWNFPHQINLAKLGPALAAGNTVVLKPAPDTPWCAGVLAEIIVEHTDFPPGVVNIVTSSDHSLGALLAKDPRVDMISFTGSTATGRSVMADAAANIKKVFLELGGKSAFVVLDDADMAGACSVSAFAASMHAGQGCAITTRLVVPRARYDEAVEIAAATMGSIKPGDPNDPGTVCGPLISARQRDRVQGYLDLAVAEGGSFACGGGRPADKASGFFIEPTVIVGLTNDARPAREEIFGPVLTVIAHDGDDDAVRIANDSPYGLSGTVYSGDAERAANVAARLRVGTVNVNGGVWYSADAPFGGYKQSGIGREMGLAGFEEYLETKVVATAI, encoded by the coding sequence ATGGCGTTGTTGGCAGATGGGGTAAGTGCCGTACTCATCGACGGCAAACTCTCGGCCGGCAGCGCCGGAACGTTCCCGACCATCAATCCGGCGACCGAGGAAGTGCTCGGCGGCGCCGCCGACGCCAGCGCCGAGGACATGAGCCGCGCCATCGACGCGGCGCGGCGGGCCTTCGACGAAACCAACTGGTCACGTAACACCGAGCTGCGGGTGCGATGTGTGCGCCAGCTGCGCGACGCACTGCGCTCGCATGTGGAGGAGCTCCGCGAGATCACCATCGCCGAGGTCGGCGCGCCGCGGATGCTCACCGCCAGCGCTCAGCTCGAGGGTCCCATCAACGACCTGGCTTTCTCCGCGGACACCGCCGAGGCATACCAGTGGAACCAGGATCTCGGTGAGGCTGCGCCGCTGGGCATCCCGACCCGGCGCACCATCGCACGCGAAGCCGTCGGCGTGGTCGGGGCAATCACCCCGTGGAACTTCCCGCACCAGATCAACCTGGCCAAGCTAGGGCCGGCGTTGGCGGCGGGCAACACCGTCGTCCTCAAACCGGCACCCGACACACCGTGGTGCGCGGGCGTGCTCGCCGAGATCATTGTCGAGCACACCGATTTTCCGCCCGGCGTGGTCAATATCGTCACCTCCAGCGATCACAGCTTGGGGGCGTTGCTGGCCAAAGACCCTCGGGTGGACATGATTTCGTTCACCGGATCGACCGCCACCGGCCGCAGCGTGATGGCCGACGCCGCCGCCAACATCAAGAAAGTGTTTTTGGAACTGGGCGGCAAGTCGGCGTTCGTGGTGCTCGACGACGCCGATATGGCGGGCGCCTGTTCGGTGTCGGCGTTCGCGGCCTCCATGCACGCCGGTCAGGGTTGCGCGATCACCACCCGGCTGGTGGTGCCGCGGGCCCGCTACGACGAGGCGGTGGAAATTGCGGCCGCCACGATGGGTTCGATCAAACCCGGCGACCCGAACGATCCCGGCACGGTGTGCGGGCCGCTGATCTCGGCGCGGCAGCGTGATCGGGTGCAGGGATACCTGGATCTGGCTGTGGCAGAAGGTGGTTCGTTCGCCTGCGGCGGCGGCCGGCCGGCGGACAAGGCGAGCGGATTTTTCATCGAGCCGACGGTGATCGTCGGGCTCACCAACGACGCCCGGCCTGCCCGCGAGGAGATTTTCGGCCCGGTGCTCACGGTGATCGCCCATGACGGCGACGACGACGCGGTGCGCATCGCCAACGATTCGCCATACGGCTTGTCCGGGACCGTCTACAGTGGCGATGCGGAACGCGCGGCCAACGTCGCGGCGCGGCTGCGGGTCGGCACCGTCAACGTCAACGGCGGCGTGTGGTACTCCGCCGATGCGCCATTCGGCGGTTACAAGCAATCCGGCATCGGCCGCGAGATGGGGCTGGCCGGGTTCGAGGAGTACCTCGAGACCAAAGTCGTTGCCACAGCGATTTAG
- a CDS encoding TetR/AcrR family transcriptional regulator produces MSSDAVVAITSQPDGQPGEAPRNRRQEETYRKVLAAGIETLREKSYADLTVRAVAARAKVAPATAYTYFSSKNHLIAEVYLDLVRQVPYFTDVNEPMPVRVDKALRHLALVVADEPEVAAACTTALLGGGADPAVRKVRDRIGAEIHRRITSAIGPDADPRTVAALEMTFFGALVQAGSGAFTYHQIADRLAYVVGMILPGQSNGEDR; encoded by the coding sequence GTGTCCAGCGATGCAGTGGTCGCGATCACTTCCCAGCCGGATGGCCAGCCCGGGGAAGCGCCGCGCAACCGTCGCCAGGAGGAGACCTACCGCAAGGTGCTGGCCGCTGGTATCGAAACGCTGCGGGAGAAGTCCTACGCGGACCTGACAGTGCGTGCAGTGGCCGCTCGGGCCAAAGTGGCCCCGGCGACCGCGTACACGTATTTCTCGTCGAAGAACCATCTGATCGCCGAGGTGTATCTGGACTTGGTGCGGCAGGTGCCCTACTTCACCGACGTGAACGAGCCGATGCCGGTCCGGGTCGACAAGGCGTTGCGGCACTTGGCGCTGGTGGTCGCCGACGAACCGGAAGTCGCCGCCGCCTGCACGACGGCGCTGCTGGGAGGCGGCGCTGACCCGGCCGTGCGTAAGGTGCGCGACCGGATCGGCGCGGAGATTCATCGCCGGATCACCTCGGCCATCGGACCCGACGCCGACCCGCGGACCGTGGCCGCACTCGAGATGACGTTCTTCGGGGCGCTCGTTCAGGCCGGCAGCGGCGCCTTCACATACCACCAGATTGCGGACCGGCTCGCCTACGTGGTCGGCATGATCCTGCCCGGGCAATCCAATGGAGAAGATCGATGA